Proteins found in one Populus alba chromosome 14, ASM523922v2, whole genome shotgun sequence genomic segment:
- the LOC118041432 gene encoding uncharacterized protein, whose amino-acid sequence MKKKNPSNREDDKEKTNGPKSMMNKRKKNMKRLGGAAGLSLEAFVNAKSNNSSSFSNPALIKKQREFYKNAKYVSKFKKKLKQQHQPNELPSDVRPSEAENEDREGSKMMNKNKRSKNSLKELYEKRREEGEKARIEREAILKAKKEGRERSESRRKAAREKMFKKTRHGQPVMKYRIEHLLQLVQGSNENSTDKNP is encoded by the exons atgaagaagaaaaatccaagCAATAGAGAAGACGATAAGGAGAAAACCAATGGCCCAAAATCAATGAtgaacaaaaggaagaaaaacatgaagagaTTAGGAGGAGCCGCCGGTCTTTCTCTTGAAGCCTTCGTTAATGCCAAGTCCAACAATTCCTCCTCCTTTTCCAATCCTGCCCTTATAA AGAAGCAAAGGGAGTTTTATAAGAATGCCAAGTACGTGAGCAAGTTTAAGAAAAAGTTGAAGCAACAACATCAGCCGAATGAGCTCCCTTCGGATGTAAGACCATCAGAG GCTGAGAATGAAGATCGGGAAGGTAGCAAGATGATGAATAAGAATAAGAGGAGCAAGAATAGCTTGAAAGAATTGTATGAGAAACGGCGTGAAGAGGGAGAGAAGGCAAGGATCGAAAGAGAGGCGATTCTAAAAGcaaagaaggaaggaagagaAAGGTCCGAGTCCCGTAGAAAAGCTGCGAGGGAGAAGATGTTCAAGAAGACCCGTCATGGTCAGCCTGTTATGAAGTACAGGATTGAGCATCTCTTGCAGTTAGTTCAAGGTTCCAATGAAAATTCAACTGACAAAAATCCCTAG
- the LOC118041709 gene encoding protein TRANSPORT INHIBITOR RESPONSE 1 encodes MPLVKLANLLRGAPQLVELGTAAAAEPNGLLLNLRYANIQGADLIKLVSQCPSLQRLWVLDCIEDIGLEALAACCKDLTELRVFPSNPYGAEPNVSLTERGLVSVSDGCPKLQSVLYFCRQMTNAALVTIAKNRPSMTCFRLCIIEPRAPDYQTLQPLDLGFGGIVENNKDLRRLSLSGLLTDRVFEYIGTYTKKLEMLSVAFAGDSDLGLHHVLSGREKLCKLEIRDCPFGDKALLANAAKLETMRSLWMSSCSVSFRACKLLGQKMPRLNVEVIDERGPPDLRPESCPVEKLYIYRTIAGPRFDMPGFVWTMDEDSVLRFS; translated from the exons ATGCCCCTTGTCAAGCTTGCCAATCTTCTTCGTGGTGCACCGCAACTGGTTGAATTGGGCACAG ccgcagccgcagagccaaacgggctcttaCTCAACTTGAGGTATGCTAATATACAAGGTGCTGATCTCATTAAGCTTGTCAGTCAATGCCCAAGTTTGCAGCGCTTATGG GTGCTGGATTGTATTGAAGACATTGGACTCGAAGCTCTTGCAGCATGTTGCAAGGACCTGACAGAGTTGAGGGTGTTTCCATCTAACCCATATGGTGCGGAACCAAATGTATCCTTGACAGAAAGGGGCCTTGTCTCTGTCTCTGACGGCTGTCCCAAGCTTCAGTCAGTTCTGTACTTTTGCCGTCAAATGACTAATGCTGCCCTGGTTACAATAGCAAAGAACCGGCCAAGTATGACTTGCTTTCGTCTTTGTATTATTGAACCACGGGCTCCTGATTATCAAACACTCCAGCCTCTGGATTTGGGTTTTGGAGGCATTGTTGAAAACAACAAGGATCTCCGGCGTCTTTCCCTCTCAGGTCTATTGACTGATCGCGTGTTTGAGTACATTGGAACTTACACCAAAAAGTTGGAGATGCTATCTGTGGCATTTGCTGGGGATAGTGATCTGGGACTCCACCATGTGTTGTCTGGGCGTGAAAAGCTTTGCAAACTAGAGATAAGGGATTGTCCCTTTGGTGACAAAGCTCTTTTGGCGAATGCTGCAAAGCTGGAGACAATGCGATCCCTTTGGATGTCTTCTTGCTCTGTGAGTTTCAGAGCATGTAAGCTGCTGGGTCAGAAGATGCCTAGACTCAATGTTGAAGTTATTGATGAGAGGGGACCTCCAGACTTGAGGCCGGAAAGCTGCCCTGTTGAGAAGCTTTATATATACAGAACCATTGCAGGGCCTAGGTTTGACATGCCTGGATTTGTTTGGACAATGGATGAAGATTCTGTGTTAAGGTTTTCTTGA
- the LOC118041433 gene encoding zinc finger protein CONSTANS-LIKE 13: MTESLKPQHHQQQEPKQQTTTIMNPKPQLKRLCDYCNDTTALLYCRADSAKLCLSCDHEVHSTNQLFSKHTRSLLCDVCHTSPVSIFCETEHSVFCQNCDLERHGLSSLPSTHNRRPIEGFAGCPSGNELMEILGFEDLGLKQSMLFSEETDGFMGSGLDDGYSDLFIWDSTAVSIDDFIMSSDSGPNLQALGAPPLPQENGEAANQASFPSTLPGSNVEESCAVPETEFNISDSASHMNDGHEAEPQPSTIGTLPALPNVGTHELSSQERDSAISRYKEKKQTRRYDKRIRYESRKVRAESRTRIKGRFAKLDH, from the exons atgacagAATCTCTTAAACCCCAACATCATCAGCAGCAAGAACCAAAACAGCAAACAACAACCATCATGAACCCCAAACCACAGCTAAAAAGACTTTGTGATTACTGTAATGACACCACAGCTCTCCTATATTGCAGAGCTGACTCAGCTAAGCTTTGTCTCTCTTGTGACCATGAAGTTCACTCAACAAACCAGCTCTTCTCCAAGCACACTCGCTCACTCCTCTGTGATGTCTGTCACACATCCCCTGTCTCAATCTTCTGTGAAACAGAGCACTCTGTTTTTTGCCAAAACTGTGACTTGGAAAGACACGGTCTTTCTTCGCTTCCTTCAACACACAATCGCAGGCCGATTGAGGGTTTTGCTGGGTGTCCTTCAGGGAATGAACTGATGGAAATCTTGGGGTTTGAAGATCTGGGTCTCAAGCAGTCTATGCTTTTTAGTGAAGAAACGGATGGGTTTATGGGGTCTGGACTTGACGATGGCTATTCGGATTTGTTCATTTGGGATAGCACTGCTGTTAGCATTGATGATTTCATTATGTCCAGTGATTCGGGCCCAAATCTCCAGGCTTTAGGAGCACCTCCTTTGCCTCAG GAAAATGGTGAAGCTGCAAATCAAGCTTCGTTTCCTTCGACATTACCAGGAAGCAACGTCGAGGAAAGTTGTGCAGTTCCTGAAACAGAGTTCAACATCAGTGACAGCGCAAGTCACATGAATGATGGCCATGAAGCAGAGCCACAACCCTCTACAATTGGAACATTACCAGCTCTCCCAAATGTTGGGACACATGAATTAAGCAGCCAGGAGAGAGATTCTGCTATTTCACGATACAAGGAGAAGAAGCAAACAAGGAG GTACGATAAACGTATCAGGTACGAATCCCGCAAGGTTCGAGCAGAAAGCAGAACAAGAATCAAGGGGCGTTTCGCTAAGCTGGATCATTGA